A single Vanacampus margaritifer isolate UIUO_Vmar chromosome 7, RoL_Vmar_1.0, whole genome shotgun sequence DNA region contains:
- the LOC144055308 gene encoding bromodomain-containing protein 4-like isoform X5: MGDGLEPGSSHNPPSAPQPHILNPASPEIGNSIRPKRQTNQLQYLLKVVLKTLWKHQFAWPFHAPVDVVKLNLPDYTKIIKTPMDMGTIRKRLENHYYKNAQECIHDFNTMFTNCYIYNKPSDDIVLMAKALEKLFLQKITQMPQEETEIAVVAKGRRGIKREPAPISMSESSQDLSSPSSTPHTRGFSSPSTLPHTHPSPTPPALAQPPRVPPTPTAHAPHLGPPYPLSTAGILPQGMTAVAPPTHPGLHSSPMLQNAPALIKQRKSQKRKADTTTPTANDQLSESSPVSAETRTRRESSRPSKQPKRDPSQPDSQHHLVVGGLETGDMLTPKRQDQMHFCALLVKEMLSKKHFAYSWPFHLPVDAKALGLHDYYDIIKHPMDLSTIKKKLDNRQYRDPQEFSADVRLMFSNCYKYNPPGHDVVAMARKLQDVFEMRFAKMPDEPEETAPVPTPSSVLHPAPSTRQAPPPPPVVSEDSSSSMSESESSAGDSDQERQQKLVVLQEQLKAVHEQLAALSQPQVCKPKKKEREKKEKKKKEKHKKVGMEEPTEPAVLQVSKKSKISKDMLIPKKEKKKPGKKEGVKNSRPAVAPQPGPTPLVPSASLEAEDDMDLFGSAAAVGGKPMSYEEKRQLSLDINKLPGDKLGRVVHIIQTREPSMKNSNPDEIEIDFETLKPSTLRELEKYVSSCLKRKKKSSEKPPEMTNVTKLKTGSSSSGTSDSSDSEDSDNAGLVPKQQKTLSNKDTKRTQQQSVTGPSAPHSQVVQSKLPYIAPSTIPVSVPISVPIPTPVPVPVPVPVPALESSQMLSTGFDPLAHFMNPHLTQPNNEPGPVITTACPPLTSALLNVTTPVGPTPTETHPFLNQHPIVPAPAIHSALPQQPARPSSHAAPLPSKNTQPPPSSLLSLPTPTPHLQNSLPLPLPQPAPRPRVPSPPSHGILGTLSAQPPQALLEDDDEPTPTSAETPPLSQVQSFLQSLQPRTSGQVQPLHSPAQGAAQLGPSMQAAMTSAPAALHRHSSAHSHTQQSYPHALAAAVQQQKSASLQQKLQHLQQQQPSPRIKADQFSTGCLRDSPSPLMMHCPLMPQFQTTGQQSPSQIKKNDQRSNLVKEEKASHSPVLTPPPFSPAMRQDTQKHDSKHRLDGKSSDGSRPSSRLTDHVVQACPPQDTKFKQEPKTPTASKRTPDVKLKNMGSWASLAQRSQSTPASAVRSSSDSFEQFRRAAREKEERERQLKAQAQQARREQEKQRHDDDTVDHTRRAQDDTRRRQEQQQQQQQPSPLAPTPPASTPPTHSPQPPAIPPPAPSPTSSAAQNALDQQREMARRREQERRRREAMADTIDINFQSDLMAIFEENLF, translated from the exons TCAGACCCAAACGACAGACCAACCAGCTACAG TACCTGCTCAAAGTGGTACTGAAGACATTATGGAAACACCAGTTTGCGTGGCCCTTTCATGCTCCCGTAGATGTCGTCAAACTCAATTTACCC GACTACACTAAAATAATCAAAACCCCAATGGACATGGGTACAATAAGAAAACGCCTGGAGAACCACTACTACAAAAATGCCCAGGAGTGTATTCATGACTTCAACACCATGTTCACCAATTGCTACATCTACAACAAG CCCAGCGATGACATTGTGTTGATGGCAAAAGCCTTGGAGAAGCTCTTCCTCCAGAAGATCACACAGATGCCGCAGGAAGAGACAGAAATTGCTGTGGTCGCCAAGGGGCGCCGCGGCATAAAACGAGAGCCTG CTCCGATCAGCATGTCCGAATCAAGCCAAGACCTATCCTCCCCATCTAGCACCCCGCACACACGAGGATTTTCGTCCCCTTCCACCCTCCCACACACCCACCCGTCGCCAACCCCGCCTGCGCTGGCCCAGCCCCCACGTGTGCCTCCTACACCCACAGCCCACGCACCCCATCTAGGACCTCCGTACCCACTCTCAACAGCAGGCATACTGCCCCAGGGCATGACCGCTGTGGCCCCTCCGACGCACCCAGGCCTCCATTCTAGCCCGATGTTGCAGAACGCCCCCGCTCTCATCAAG CAAAGGAAGAGCCAGAAGAGGAAAGCGGACACCACAACGCCCACAGCCAATGACCAGCTCAGCGAATCATCTCCTGTCTCGGCAGAGACTCGAACTCGCCGCGAGAGCAGTCGCCCGTCAAAGCAGCCCAAGCGAGACCCATCGCAGCCTGACTCCCAGCACCACCTGGTGGTTGGTGGTTTGGAGACTGGAGACATGTTGACGCCCAAACGTCAAGATCAGATGCATTTCTGCGCCCTCCTTGTCAAAGAGATGCTGTCCAAGAAGCACTTTGCGTACTCGTGGCCCTTTCACCTACCCGTAGACGCAAAAGCTCTCGGCCTTCATGACTACTATGACATCATCAAGCATCCCATGGACCTCAGTACGATCAAG AAAAAGCTGGACAACAGACAGTACAGAGACCCTCAAGAGTTTTCAGCAGACGTCCGATTGATGTTCTCCAACTGTTACAAGTATAATCCACCAGGCCACGATGTGGTGGCCATGGCTCGGAAACTACAG GACGTCTTTGAGATGCGTTTTGCCAAGATGCCTGATGAGCCAGAGGAGACCGCCCCGGTTCCCACACCGTCATCTGTCCTCCACCCTGCCCCCTCCACTCGGCAAGCACCGCCACCACCGCCCGTTGTCTCAGAAGACAGCAGTTCCAGTATGTCCGAATCCGAGTCCTCAGCAGGAGACTCTGATCAAGAGAGGCAGCAGAAATTGGTTGTGTTACAGGAACAG CTCAAAGCTGTCCACGAGCAACTGGCCGCGCTCTCTCAGCCTCAGGTCTGCAAGCCCAagaagaaagagagggagaagaaggagaagaagaagaaggaaaagcaCAAGAAAGTGGGAATGGAGGAACCCACCGAGCCTGCCGTGCTTCAGGTTTCTAAGAAGAGCAAAATCAGCAAAGACATGCTCATTccgaagaaggagaagaagaagcctGG TAAGAAAGAAGGCGTCAAAAACAGTCGTCCCGCTGTGGCCCCTCAGCCTGGGCCAACACCTCTCGTCCCTTCAGCCTCCCTCGAAGCAGAAGATGACATGG ACTTGTTCGGGAGCGCGGCAGCTGTCGGAGGCAAGCCCATGTCGTACGAAGAGAAGCGCCAGCTGAGCCTCGACATCAACAAGTTGCCCGGCGACAAGCTGGGCCGTGTCGTGCACATAATCCAGACCCGAGAGCCATCCATGAAGAACTCCAACCCGGACGAAATTGAGATCGACTTTGAGACACTGAAGCCTTCCACGCTCCGCGAGCTGGAGAAATACGTATCGAGCTGCCtcaagaggaagaaaaagtcGTCGG AAAAACCCCCGGAAATGACAAACGTCACAAAGTTGAAGACGGGATCTTCATCGTCGGGCACCAGTGACTCCTCTGATAGTGAAGATTCTGACAATG CAGGGCTGGTTCCCAAGCAGCAGAAGACGCTGTCCAACAAGGACACAAAGAGGACACAGCAGCAGTCCGTCACCGGCCCCAGCGCGCCACATTCTCAAGTGGTCCAATCCAAACTGCCGTACATTGCTCCCTCCACAATTCCTGTGTCGGTCCCCATCTCTGTTCCCATCCCCACTCCTGTCCCCGTCCCCGTCCCCGTCCCTGTCCCTGCTCTGGAATCCTCCCAGATGTTGAGCACCGGATTTGACCCATTGGCCCACTTTATGAACCCTCACCTCACCCAGCCCAACAACGAGCCCGGTCCAGTCATCACAACTGCCTGTCCCCCGCTCACCTCTGCCCTCCTCAACGTTACCACACCTGTTGGCCCCACACCTACTGAGACGCACCCCTTCCTGAACCAACATCCTATCGTACCTGCGCCAG CCATCCATAGCGCACTTCCCCAGCAGCCAGCACGCCCAAGTAGCCACGCAGCACCACTTCCTTCCAAGAACACTCAGCCGCCTCCTTCCTCGCTCCTCTCCCTGCCCACGCCCACCCCTCATCTTCAGAACTCGCTTCCTCTCCCTCTGCCCCAGCCTGCTCCACGGCCCCGAGTACCTTCGCCGCCATCGCACGGGATCTTAGGCACCCTCTCCGCTCAGCCGCCCCAGGCCCTGCTTGAGGACGATGACGAGCCTACGCCCACCAGTGCGGAAACGCCACCCCTCAGCCAGGTGCAAAGCTTCCTGCAGTCGCTCCAACCGCGGACGTCCGGACAGGTTCAACCGCTGCACTCGCCCGCGCAGGGCGCCGCTCAACTGGGGCCTTCAATGCAAGCCGCGATGACGAGCGCCCCCGCGGCGTTGCATCGGCACAGCTCGGCCCACAGCCACACGCAGCAGTCCTACCCGCATGCTCTTGCCGCAGCGGTGCAGCAACAGAAGAGTGCGAGCCTCCAGCAAAAGCTACAACatttgcagcagcagcagccctcGCCACGCATCAAGGCCGATCAATTCTCTACCG GTTGCCTGCGTGATAGTCCCTCTCCACTCATGATGCATTGCCCGCTGATGCCTCAGTTCCAGACGACAGGACAACAGTCTCCCTCACAAATCAAGAAAAAC GATCAGAGGTCGAACTTGGTAAAAGAGGAAAAAGCGTCCCACTCGCCGGTGCTGACACCGCCCCCATTCAGCCCTGCAATGCGccaagacacacaaaaacatgacagCAAACACA GATTAGATGGGAAGTCATCAGATGGTTCTCGTCCCAGTTCCCGCCTCACCGACCACGTGGTGCAAGCCTGCCCTCCACAGGACACCAAATTCAAGCAAGAGCCCAAAACGCCCACGGCGTCCAAGAGGACTCCG GATGTGAAGTTAAAGAACATGGGCTCCTGGGCCAGCTTAGCCCAGAGGTCTCAATCCACGCCGGCATCGGCCGTCCGCTCGTCCAGCGACAGTTTCGAGCAGTTTCGACGGGCGGCCAGGGAGAAGGAGGAGCGGGAGAGGCAGTTGAAGGCTCAGGCGCAACAGGCCAGGAGAGAGCAGGAGAAGCAGCG CCACGACGACGACACCGTGGATCACACCCGCCGGGCACAGGATGATACCCGCCGACGGcaagagcagcagcagcagcagcagcagccgtcGCCCCTCGCGCCCACGCCTCCCGCTTCCACACCGCCCACTCACTCGCCGCAGCCTCCGGCCATCCCGCCTCCAGCGCCGTCCCCGACTTCCTCAGCCGCGCAAAACGCCCTCGACCAGCAGAGGGAGATGGCGCGTCGTCGTGAGCAGGAGAGGCGCAGGAGGGAGGCG ATGGCCGACACCATCGACATTAACTTCCAGAGTGACCTGATGGCCATTTTTGAAGAGAATCTCTTCTGA